The Falco cherrug isolate bFalChe1 unplaced genomic scaffold, bFalChe1.pri scaffold_229, whole genome shotgun sequence nucleotide sequence AATTCATAATCTGTGATCAAAAGTGAATTATTAGGTATCTGCTACTTGAGCATGCAATGGAGCTGGTATGAAGTGTATATTCCCGTGTGTAGGACGTATACAAAAGATGTATAAAAAAGTCCTTGGAGGAAACATTATTTTAGGTCTTTTGTTTGATTGTCTGTTTATCCTataatatttggttttatttctcagggacctgtgaattttaaatttgGAGTCCTTTATGCTAAGGATGGGCAGCTTACAGATGATGAAATGTTCAGCGATGGTgagtttttcacctttttctcgGCTGACGGTTGCATAAAATATTGAGCTTCACTGTGAGTACAAACATTCACTGTCGTGACCCTCTTAGAATTCATCTTAGGAGCCTTGAAGATTTGTATATAAATCAAATTGTTACACTGAATAAACTGTTCCTTTTCTCTAGTGTGCGTTCCCACAATTAAGTGGTGTGGAGCTGAAGGGGACTACAATGTAATGGTGAtggagccgtttggaccgagtcttgaagatctCTTCAGTTTTTGTTCAAGGAAATTTAGTCTCGAAACAGTCCTATTACTTGCTGACCAAATGGTAGGAAcctgctttgttgatcttgacggtGCAGTATGTTGGAATATTCAGATTCCTTGAGAGATCAGAACCAAATACGTTGCTTCTGTAATTTAGAGGTGAATAGGCCTGTATCATTAAAGACTcaaaattggttttgtttctcttaaatacaaagcgccccatctaAAGTGATTACAAAgccttgatttttaaaaagcagacttGCACTGTTTGCAAACCATttgttgcactgctcaaagacaaaagaaattcGCCCGAGAAAGTTTTGggaaacaaacataaaatagacacggggaaagagctggagaggtttATGTATTGTCTATCGAATTATATTCTCTTTAATGCCCttacattttacaataaaaagttTCATTACCTCTTTTATCATTAAGACAAcgttgctagtgtttttataaggaaaaaagtgtATGCCTAGTctctctcgagtgatttttttttttttcctctttatctaGATTAGTTGAATTGAATATGTTCACTCTgagaacttcatccaccgagatgtGAAGCCAGACAACTTCTTAATGGGCCTTGGGAAGAAAGGCAATCTTGTCTACATAATAGACTCTGGTTTAGCAAAGAAGTATCGAGACTCTCAAACTCACCAACATATTCCATATCgtgaaaataaaaactcaaCAGGAACTGACTGTTATGCATCCATCAACACTCATCTTGGAATCGGCAAGCTGGAGAAAGCAATACATAGAAACTTTAAAAGTGTTGATGCACATAATTTTAGCACAAGTAGATGTTGCTTTAATGAGGCATAGAGTATGATCCTTATTTATGGCACTTAACAGTGCAGTGTGCTTGGCCTCTTATCTCTTGATTGGGTGGGAATTGGTCAGATTGTAATTCTCAGGAATTAGCAcgtttttttaataattgcaaGGGTGATAGGCTTTTTCTTGTACTGGATGAGTTTATCATGGGCATAGTAACTCTCagctttctcttgtttttcaaaGGGTTTTTATGATGGTCTTGTTGCacagtcttttgtttttccagtacTCCTAATGAGTCCACTTTTTTATACTGTTGCAGAGCAATCTCGCAGGGATGACTTGGAGTCCTTGGGCTATGTACTGATGTATTTTAACCTGGGCTCCCTCCCCTGGCAGGGACTGAAAGCAGCAACAAAGAGGCAGAAATAGGAACGtatcagtgaaaagaaaatgtttacacCCGTTGAGGTTTTGTGTAAAAGGATATTCTTGTAAGTTACTTTTCCGCGGCACTAGGCTTACGTGTTCATGGTTTAGtgggatttctttttgctttacaCTGAATTCTACCAGTCTTTTTACTTgtccctctcttttttcctttttttttttttctaaattcccCCAACCCCGCCCATGGTTGGGCGTGTCTGTGATAAAGATACTGTGCTTTGAAGACTGGGATCTTTCTGTTGATAGACCATTTCTAATTATCCTTTGTCTTAACTATTAGTAAACAATCATTGAGGTGCCCTCAATTCAAAGGGTAGCTTAGTACATCTGATTTGCACTGtgttgtgtgtgcatgtgttggTGTTGGCTGGATAACTCTTGACGGCAAACAGCATTTTGAGAAACTACCCATTTCTTCATATGGGTGGGTACTGTTTCTTGAATTAATTAGATTGCACAGTCAGATGCACATATTGCAGTTGTTTCACTTGAGAATTGTCGTTCCAGGTTCATGTAGTTTGGCCTGCTGATGGTCAGCATCTGTGAGAGGTGTAAGAAACCCTCCTATATCCTAGCATCGTGcttcaaagcttttctgtttctcagtttggTATTCACGCCACAGTAATAATGAGGTGGTTTTGAGCCCTGCAAAATGGTACTTAAATCGATTTTAAAACTTGTTAATGTTAGCTGCCATCGGGGAATATTGTTGATCTTTCACAAAGAGTGCTGTCTCTATTCTGTCCACGCTCTTGGCTTCAGCAGCTAGGTATGACAATGGGAACTATAGTTTCTGTCATGGTTGTGTGAAAACTTACTGTCTTCGATGTGTTTTAACTGTCCCTTCATAGGTGTTCCTTTACATTCATtaactgtgttttttctctggGGTTAACAGGCAGGAAAGACTAATcaacttttcttgtgctctTCGttagaatttctttcttaacaTA carries:
- the LOC129735057 gene encoding casein kinase I-like isoform X2, encoding MHVIRLSTDRSCLLFSCGNSFGAVSLDKFGKSPREIFHPEIQKGPVNFKFGVLYAKDGQLTDDEMFSDVCVPTIKWCGAEGDYNVMVMEPFGPSLEDLFSFCSRKFSLETVLLLADQMVGTCFVDLDGAVCWNIQIP
- the LOC129735057 gene encoding casein kinase I-like isoform X5; translation: MLKGERWRGKSAVSLDKFGKSPREIFHPEIQKGPVNFKFGVLYAKDGQLTDDEMFSDVCVPTIKWCGAEGDYNVMVMEPFGPSLEDLFSFCSRKFSLETVLLLADQMVGTCFVDLDGAVCWNIQIP
- the LOC129735057 gene encoding GTPase-activating Rap/Ran-GAP domain-like protein 3 isoform X4, producing MHVIRLSTDRSCLLFSCGNSFGAVSLDKFGKSPREIFHPEIQKDLLALEEQEGPVNFKFGVLYAKDGQLTDDEMFSDVCVPTIKWCGAEGDYNVMVMEPFGPSLEDLFSFCSRKFSLETVLLLADQMIS
- the LOC129735057 gene encoding GTPase-activating Rap/Ran-GAP domain-like protein 3 isoform X1 yields the protein MHVIRLSTDRSCLLFSCGNSFGAVSLDKFGKSPREIFHPEIQKDLLALEEQEGPVNFKFGVLYAKDGQLTDDEMFSDVCVPTIKWCGAEGDYNVMVMEPFGPSLEDLFSFCSRKFSLETVLLLADQMVGTCFVDLDGAVCWNIQIP
- the LOC129735057 gene encoding casein kinase I-like isoform X3 → MLKGERWRGKSAVSLDKFGKSPREIFHPEIQKDLLALEEQEGPVNFKFGVLYAKDGQLTDDEMFSDVCVPTIKWCGAEGDYNVMVMEPFGPSLEDLFSFCSRKFSLETVLLLADQMVGTCFVDLDGAVCWNIQIP